The nucleotide window GTAACAATGTCTTTCATAATGAGGTAACACATACTTGCCATACAACAGGGAAGTGTGAACTCATCAAAATCCCTGTCATTCTCGAAACTATGTTGGAACAAATCATAAAGAAACCTGATATGAATGCTCCAATGATTAGAGAGGAGTTGAGGAATAGGTTCAACATCATAATCTCTTATGAGTAAACAAAGATAGCTAGGCGTATTGTTCTTGATAAGCTTCAGGCTTATGAACCCTAAAAGAACTTTTCTTATgaaccctaattttttttatttgggcAAAAATAAGTGACTTTAATCCAACACGTGTCGGGTTTAAGTTAATCGGTTTTAAGTTTATTATATTACAGATTGACCCCATCAATAAGTCATAAGATCAATTAAACTTGATTATGATGTTGTCACCATATTAATTGTTACTTCATATATGTTACAGGTATTAACATAAATGTTGTGTAATTATCAATATATTCTAATACATTGTATGATTTTCACCATATTATACCAATACTTGCTGTAGCTGGCGAACATTTTTTCCAAAAAGAAAGATTTaagcttatttttttttcatttgcatTTCCACAGAGACTTTTTAGCTTAGTAAACTCAAGGCATATGTGCTTCAATCAAAATTCTAATTGACACTAATTTGAATAGtgattaagttttaaaaaaattggaagacAACTAAATACTCTATCTGATGAGTGGTAGGTCTCCATCTCCCATGAGGATGTTGAATCAGTTGCGGAGTTTTATTGTCTTTTCCGTGCTTCGTGGATCACCACTCTTACCTCAAACCATCAATTTATTTCTAACacgaaagaaaagaaaatagatCCTAAAAAAAGCTAACATCCTAAATTTTGATTTACTAATTTCTTATTTGGAATGTTTTTAATCCTTAAATCCAAGACAAacgtttgtttttaataaatttgtttaatttcaAAACCAAAAGAGAGAGATTTTTGGTCTGTTATATGTTTGTAATAACGACCCGTCAGTACTTCTGTAAAAGTTGTATTATCTTTAGATCAGCTGGATTTTAAAGGCATAAAGGTGTTTAACTTGCGAGGCAAGAAAACAAGCGAACGTTGTCGTACCATGGTTGCAGCGTTGGAACGAGGACTAAGCGCTTCTAAgtcattcaatttcaaaagaaTGTTTGAATCATCATCGACAAAACATCAACAACCTCAAACAATTGTTATAGAGAACGGAGATTCACATCTTGTCGAATCCAACACGCCTGAAAGCCAAAACTCCGATAGCTTGTCAGAAAGCCCCGTTGAGAGCATCCCTCCGATGATTTCTCCTCTTAACCGGCCAGGAAAACGACCTGATAGACAACAAGCAGGTGGATTTTTTTCGTTTCCTCAATATATAACTTGTTAATCAAGCTTGGCTGAGTAAAATTGTTTCCTTGAGAAACcctaataatacataaaatattgcaGATACGGAGATGTTGAAGGACAGGTTTGCGAAATTACTTCTTGGAGAAGATATGTCCGGTGGCGGAAAAGGTGTATCTTCTGCTCTGGCTCTTTCTAACGCCATCACAAATCTTGCTGGtacatctttttcttttaactttCCTCGTTTGAAGCAAGTGACTATTGAGGTAATCTTATTGATTTCTGTATATTCTGATGATCGATGGTGCAATCGATTTTCAGCGTCTATATTCGGAGAACAAACAAAGCTACAACCGATGCCGCAAGATAGACAAGCAAGGTGGAAGAAAGAGATCGATTGGTTGTTGTCTGTGACCGATCACATCGTCGAGTTTGTTCCTTCTCAGCAAATGAGCAAAGATGGAGTTTGCACCGAGGTTTGGATCTTatcaaaggaaaaaaatattatttctaccTTTGTTAGatagattaataatgtttaatGATTTTATGTAGATTATGGTGACAAGACAAAGAGGTGATCTTCTCATGAACATCCCAGCCTTGAGAAAACTCGACGCCATGCTCATCGTAAGTGTTTCCATTTGTGTAATCGAGTTTGAACTTATTTTCTATAGCAACAAACCCTAAgaacttttgaaaaaaaaaaaaaaagaacttttgaaaaataatacaGAAATTCTAAAATTTGTACTATAtttttcctctatattttaCCGTTGATAAATCAGACATAAATGGTATGATGAATTAATGGTGATGAAAACATGTTCAGGATACACTTGACAATTTCAAAGGACACAATGAGTTTTATTACGTGTCGAGAGATTCAGAAGAAGGGAAACAAGCAAGTAATGCTAGGTCAAACGACAAATGGTGGCTTCCTCCGGTGAAAGTTCCTCCAGGCGGTTTATCTGAACCGGCTAGGAGAATGCTTTACTTCCAGAAAGATTCAGTCACACAGGTCCAAAAAGCTGCAATGGCCATTAATGCTCAAGTTCTCTCCGAAATGGCAATACCCGAGAGCTACATCGACTCTCTCCCGAAGGTAAATAAATCATTGATATTATATGGAAGTGATGACTGAGTAATACTAATAGAACGAAATAACACCATATTTATACAGTAGTTTACAACTAGGGAAATATTGACAGAATCTTATTTCTATATATACtctattatttttcatttctcccttTGTTGTTTTATATTTGGCTTTTGAGCTTTGGTTTCTGTTGACAGAACGGAAGAGCTAGCCTTGGGGACTCGATCTACAAGAGCATAACAGAGGAGTGGTTTGATCCAGAGCAGTTCTTGTCAATGTTGGACATGTCGACAGAGCACAAAGTGTTGGATTTGAAGAATAAGATTGAGGCATCTGTTGTGATATGGAAGAGGAAGCTTCACGTGAAGGACAGCAAATCTTCATGGGGATCAGCAGTTAGCTTGGAGAAAAGAGAATTGTTCGAAGAGAGAGCAGAGACCATTTTGGTCTTACTCAAACAAAAATTTCCCGGTCTTCCTCAGTCTTCTCTTGACATCTCCAAGATTCAGTTTAACAAGGTAAATGCAAATCAGTTTAATAATTATCAATGTAGACGACTTAGGTGACAAGAAACAAAAGATTAATATAAACTATTTGTTTGGTTAAGGACGTTGGACAAGCGGTGTTGGAGAGTTACTCGAGGATACTTGAGAGCTTGGCTTACACGGTGATGTCGAGGATAGAAGATGTTCTTTACACAGATTCTTTGGCACTAAAGGAAACTTTATTGGCTGAAGAAACATCAGATGGTGGGAGAACAACGGAAACGGATTCAGAGTCAGCGGGATCTTCCAACTCGGGGGAAGAAACCGAGAAGCTTGACCCACGCTACTCTAAGACCTTGTTGGATTTCATGGGTTGGAGTGACAATAGTTCCAAAAGCAGCGATAAACCTACTAAATCCCCAGGTCTTACGCCGAAAAAATTCTCCTACTTGGAGAATTTGAATGGTTTTAGAAGTCCCAAAGCTAGACATTGATCATGAAAATCTAGGGATCTATGTGTGATACAAGTACAAAGAACATAAAAGTAGCAAATGGATTATTTACACCCTTTCCTTCCTGCAGTCTTCCTCGGATAGAGAAGTCTTTAGCTTAAGGGGTTAAACTCTTGAAAAGAAGATAACTATATCTCAATTGTACATGTTTGATCCAGAATCTTTAAATGTTGCCTTTATTGTTTTTGACTTCCAAAATTGTGGATACTTAATGAGAATATCTGataatatcccctatatattatttgagaagcattataacatttttttgcagccacatgtcatcactagaatgattcttagaatccttagagaaatatgttggtccatctaaatatataataaactttttattaaactaaccataaatacattattaatgtgcttcattattttcataaataaaattacggaattacctaatatggctaaaatatatatgacaattaatgactttgaataataacgatttgataaaaataagtgtatgttatattatatttgtttaaatttaaactattaaaataaattaaacaatcatagtaaccatttaataaaaattaaaaaaattctttatatgttgtattttgaatttttaaaaacgaatataaattagtaaaatccttaagtttcacattcaaattttgtgatctatgctttaaactttttgttatgacatgatacaaataattaaaaaatcatataagttgaaagtgtcatttaataagtattaaaaataatatatatataaaaatatatatgtatatgcatattaaattatatgtcatataagaaaataaataaatatcttaattttgaaatttacttttatcaaaaaaatttgaaaaaatattgacaaattaatttttaaaaatattataaattacataaactattaatcccacagtgaaaattttgttatcagtaatttaaattttttgctataatagatacaaatgattaaaaaaaacatgaacaaaaagcatcatttaataaatattaatattaaaatatactatatatatgttactatcatttaaatttaattatataccatatcaaataaaaaaaatattcttttggattaataaaatttatttatatgttcgcaccaacttaattatataggtaatagttactgactttttaattattcaatgtatATTTATTGTTTCATAATAGGTTAgatgatataatatataaaataatttatatatataatgttcatcccgcgcaaggcgcgggtcttaacctagtccGATAATATTGGATAACACCACAAAGTATCCAATTATGTTCTTTATGATATTTGCAAGAGGTTCTTTTGATATTTGTCCGCgtataaaataaagaaagatcTCTCtattatcccctatatattaattgagaagcattaaaaaaattagaaccttaatctcttatatattaaagagaaacattataatattttttgtatccacgtgtcatcaccacaatcattcttagaatctttaagaaaatatgttggtccatcaaaatatataataagttttttattaaacaaatcataaattgattattaatgttcttcattgtttccttaaatcaAAATAACGGAATTACcaaatgtggctaaagtatatattgcaattaatgattttgaataataaatatttgataaaaattagt belongs to Brassica rapa cultivar Chiifu-401-42 chromosome A07, CAAS_Brap_v3.01, whole genome shotgun sequence and includes:
- the LOC103828612 gene encoding rho guanine nucleotide exchange factor 8 isoform X1, giving the protein MVAALERGLSASKSFNFKRMFESSSTKHQQPQTIVIENGDSHLVESNTPESQNSDSLSESPVESIPPMISPLNRPGKRPDRQQADTEMLKDRFAKLLLGEDMSGGGKGVSSALALSNAITNLAGTSFSFNFPRLKQVTIEVILLISVYSDDRWCNRFSASIFGEQTKLQPMPQDRQARWKKEIDWLLSVTDHIVEFVPSQQMSKDGVCTEIMVTRQRGDLLMNIPALRKLDAMLIDTLDNFKGHNEFYYVSRDSEEGKQASNARSNDKWWLPPVKVPPGGLSEPARRMLYFQKDSVTQVQKAAMAINAQVLSEMAIPESYIDSLPKNGRASLGDSIYKSITEEWFDPEQFLSMLDMSTEHKVLDLKNKIEASVVIWKRKLHVKDSKSSWGSAVSLEKRELFEERAETILVLLKQKFPGLPQSSLDISKIQFNKDVGQAVLESYSRILESLAYTVMSRIEDVLYTDSLALKETLLAEETSDGGRTTETDSESAGSSNSGEETEKLDPRYSKTLLDFMGWSDNSSKSSDKPTKSPGLTPKKFSYLENLNGFRSPKARH
- the LOC103828612 gene encoding rho guanine nucleotide exchange factor 8 isoform X2, with the translated sequence MVAALERGLSASKSFNFKRMFESSSTKHQQPQTIVIENGDSHLVESNTPESQNSDSLSESPVESIPPMISPLNRPGKRPDRQQADTEMLKDRFAKLLLGEDMSGGGKGVSSALALSNAITNLAASIFGEQTKLQPMPQDRQARWKKEIDWLLSVTDHIVEFVPSQQMSKDGVCTEIMVTRQRGDLLMNIPALRKLDAMLIDTLDNFKGHNEFYYVSRDSEEGKQASNARSNDKWWLPPVKVPPGGLSEPARRMLYFQKDSVTQVQKAAMAINAQVLSEMAIPESYIDSLPKNGRASLGDSIYKSITEEWFDPEQFLSMLDMSTEHKVLDLKNKIEASVVIWKRKLHVKDSKSSWGSAVSLEKRELFEERAETILVLLKQKFPGLPQSSLDISKIQFNKDVGQAVLESYSRILESLAYTVMSRIEDVLYTDSLALKETLLAEETSDGGRTTETDSESAGSSNSGEETEKLDPRYSKTLLDFMGWSDNSSKSSDKPTKSPGLTPKKFSYLENLNGFRSPKARH